Proteins found in one Bacteroidota bacterium genomic segment:
- a CDS encoding T9SS type A sorting domain-containing protein produces MKILLPIILSLTFITSISFSQCYTADSILYAPESNAGTPALVNIDDQWSGVIPIGFTFCFYGDTFNQCVIGSNEVISFNLANASGYNTWPISAAIPSTTPADLLNSIMAPWQDVDASLGGAITYNTSGTTPNRKFVVSFNNIPMFSATCNNLTSTSQIILYETSNVIEIHILNKDTCTTWNSGAAIEGIQDATGTLALAVPGRNYPTQWVATNDGYRFTPGCAPCGNPISVNENNQSEDVLIYPNPAGNEVTLSLPSNQKEKFSLVMRNVLGQEILNLKNISGTTQINIANIHNGIYLIELTSNNSERRIVEKLVVEK; encoded by the coding sequence ATGAAAATACTATTACCAATTATTCTTTCCCTCACGTTTATCACAAGTATTTCCTTTTCTCAATGCTATACAGCCGATTCAATACTCTATGCTCCGGAAAGCAATGCAGGAACTCCTGCTCTAGTAAACATAGACGATCAGTGGTCCGGAGTAATTCCAATCGGATTTACTTTTTGTTTTTATGGAGATACTTTCAACCAGTGTGTCATCGGCTCCAATGAAGTTATTTCTTTTAATTTGGCAAACGCAAGCGGATATAATACATGGCCCATCAGCGCTGCCATTCCTTCTACAACTCCGGCCGATTTATTAAACTCCATCATGGCTCCATGGCAGGATGTGGATGCTTCATTAGGAGGCGCCATTACCTACAATACAAGTGGAACTACTCCCAACCGGAAATTTGTTGTGTCATTTAACAACATACCGATGTTTTCTGCTACATGCAATAATTTGACTTCAACGAGCCAGATAATTCTTTATGAAACTTCAAACGTAATCGAAATACATATTCTCAACAAAGATACTTGCACTACATGGAACAGCGGTGCGGCTATTGAAGGAATACAAGATGCTACCGGCACTCTGGCACTCGCAGTTCCCGGCAGAAATTATCCGACTCAATGGGTGGCAACTAATGATGGATACAGATTCACTCCCGGTTGCGCACCCTGCGGCAATCCGATTTCAGTAAATGAAAACAATCAATCTGAAGATGTGTTGATTTATCCAAATCCTGCCGGCAATGAAGTGACCCTATCGCTTCCTTCAAATCAAAAAGAAAAATTTTCTTTAGTTATGCGAAACGTTCTTGGACAGGAAATTTTGAATCTGAAAAATATTTCCGGAACTACACAAATCAACATTGCAAATATTCATAACGGAATATACCTAATAGAACTTACTTCAAATAATTCTGAGAGAAGGATTGTTGAAAAACTTGTAGTTGAAAAATAA
- a CDS encoding SGNH/GDSL hydrolase family protein — protein sequence MKTKICIYFLLLTSYFLLSTCRPNLKNPEPSSGDADFSKFIALGGSFIAGYQDGALYKDGQQYSLAYQLAKYIHLAGGPAEFVQPFMPDNSGLGLNPKSWESDFETSSKLRFKADCKGVSSLFPIKDDFNISSAGIYLQHQSGNFQNFGVPFAKISDYTNSSLGNSGNSNPYYARFASSAGVSTMLSDAKAQQPTFFALWAGMEDVYDYVSHGAYSTTILSPSSFYTKLDSVLSQLPSQGVIANIPDFTSFPFYTTIPWDGLELTRNLKDSLNMLYFGDSLYSGSTAFQIGKNGFMIEDPASTAPPPGYRKMRNGDYILLSVPIDSMKCNFLGAFTPMPDQYVLDTSEVKVVNQIIADYNNVITVMAQKYKLALVDMNAYFKKVQTGIKWDGEDFNAEFVSGGFFSLDGYHPNQKGYVLVANEFIRAINSKYNATVPWVNCPECSGIKFP from the coding sequence ATGAAAACTAAAATTTGTATTTATTTCTTACTTCTTACTTCTTACTTCTTACTTTCTACTTGCCGTCCCAATTTGAAAAACCCTGAACCTTCATCAGGCGATGCCGACTTTTCAAAATTCATTGCATTAGGCGGAAGTTTCATTGCTGGATATCAGGATGGCGCGTTGTATAAAGACGGACAGCAATATTCGCTTGCCTATCAACTGGCAAAATACATTCACCTTGCAGGAGGACCCGCTGAATTTGTTCAGCCATTCATGCCGGATAATTCCGGACTTGGACTAAATCCAAAGTCGTGGGAAAGTGATTTTGAAACATCAAGCAAGCTTCGTTTCAAAGCAGATTGCAAGGGAGTTTCTTCTTTGTTTCCCATAAAAGATGATTTCAATATTTCTTCTGCCGGAATTTATTTGCAGCATCAGAGCGGCAACTTTCAAAACTTCGGAGTGCCTTTTGCGAAAATTTCTGATTATACTAATTCTTCTCTCGGAAATTCAGGAAATAGCAATCCGTATTACGCTCGTTTTGCCAGTAGCGCAGGAGTCTCCACTATGCTCAGCGATGCGAAAGCGCAACAGCCAACATTTTTTGCTTTGTGGGCAGGCATGGAAGATGTTTATGATTATGTGAGTCATGGCGCTTATAGCACTACCATTCTTTCTCCTTCATCCTTCTATACAAAACTTGACTCTGTTCTTTCGCAACTTCCCTCACAGGGAGTGATTGCGAATATTCCTGATTTTACTTCATTTCCTTTTTACACAACTATACCTTGGGATGGTCTTGAACTCACCAGGAATCTTAAAGATTCTCTTAATATGCTATACTTTGGCGATTCTTTATATTCCGGTTCTACAGCTTTTCAAATAGGAAAAAATGGTTTTATGATAGAAGACCCTGCTTCAACGGCTCCACCTCCCGGCTACCGCAAAATGAGAAACGGAGATTATATTTTGCTCAGTGTGCCGATAGATTCAATGAAATGTAATTTTCTTGGAGCGTTTACTCCAATGCCAGACCAATATGTTTTAGATACTTCAGAGGTTAAAGTGGTTAACCAGATTATTGCTGACTACAATAATGTAATTACAGTAATGGCGCAGAAATATAAACTCGCCTTAGTGGATATGAATGCGTATTTCAAAAAAGTTCAAACAGGAATAAAATGGGATGGAGAGGATTTCAACGCGGAGTTTGTGAGCGGAGGATTTTTTTCACTGGATGGTTATCATCCCAATCAAAAGGGGTATGTGCTTGTTGCCAATGAATTTATACGTGCGATTAATTCAAAATACAATGCAACAGTTCCATGGGTGAATTGCCCTGAATGCAGCGGGATTAAATTCCCGTAA
- a CDS encoding carboxylesterase family protein — translation MKKLFITSATCLLTSYILFAQNYCGSSRYDTVVFSNVTIDSTVVYGSNTNINNQTEILKLNVYQPTGDTAAIRPLIILAHGGSFMGGDKRDMSYICMEMAKRGYVAVSINYRLGIGFPIDSIHAMRAVWRATQDMKASVRFFRKDAATTNSYKIDPNMIFIGGASAGAIMAVHYAYLDQPAEIPSTIDTTIVGGLEGASGNSGYSSDVKAIINICGAIADTCWMKPGDKNMVSLQGNNDNTVPYCSDFVYLISFKIMIIHGLGTMVQRANHIGLYNPVHTFYGQDHGSPGDTINIDTTIVLASDFLYKQMGCIPSNTVDYTNSPLCLTNLPNTPACILNAGTNDIVLTNEKVFLYPNPASENLTLTLLETKGRNFFGEILDITGRKINEFNFNSDNYLIMRNGIQSGIYLLKLKTDAGESFTTKIIFTD, via the coding sequence ATGAAAAAACTTTTCATCACTTCTGCCACCTGTCTTCTGACTTCTTACATTCTTTTCGCTCAGAACTATTGCGGCTCTTCGCGGTATGATACGGTTGTGTTTAGTAATGTGACTATAGACAGCACTGTTGTTTATGGCTCGAACACAAATATCAACAATCAGACAGAAATACTTAAATTGAATGTTTACCAGCCAACCGGTGACACTGCGGCAATTCGCCCGTTAATTATTTTGGCTCATGGCGGAAGTTTTATGGGCGGAGATAAAAGGGATATGTCATATATATGTATGGAAATGGCGAAGCGCGGCTATGTGGCTGTGTCAATTAATTACAGGTTAGGAATAGGTTTTCCGATTGACAGCATTCATGCGATGAGAGCAGTTTGGCGCGCAACTCAGGATATGAAAGCATCCGTCCGCTTCTTCAGGAAAGATGCTGCAACCACGAATAGTTATAAAATAGATCCAAACATGATTTTTATTGGTGGCGCTTCTGCTGGAGCAATCATGGCAGTGCATTATGCGTATCTTGACCAGCCGGCAGAAATTCCATCTACTATCGATACAACTATTGTTGGTGGACTTGAAGGAGCCAGCGGCAACTCCGGTTATTCTTCCGATGTAAAAGCGATTATTAATATTTGTGGTGCGATTGCCGATACATGCTGGATGAAACCGGGTGATAAAAATATGGTGAGTTTGCAGGGAAATAATGATAATACAGTTCCTTACTGCTCGGACTTTGTTTACTTAATCTCTTTCAAAATCATGATCATTCACGGACTTGGAACAATGGTTCAGCGCGCAAATCACATAGGGCTTTATAATCCTGTACATACATTTTATGGACAGGATCATGGTTCTCCAGGTGATACCATTAATATTGATACAACCATCGTTCTTGCAAGCGATTTTCTTTATAAACAGATGGGATGTATCCCATCTAATACAGTCGATTATACGAACAGTCCTCTATGCCTTACGAACCTTCCCAATACTCCTGCATGTATTTTGAATGCAGGAACAAATGATATTGTTTTGACTAATGAAAAAGTATTTCTTTATCCCAATCCCGCTTCAGAAAATTTGACTCTTACGTTATTGGAAACGAAAGGAAGAAATTTTTTTGGGGAAATTCTTGACATCACGGGAAGAAAAATAAATGAATTTAATTTCAACAGTGATAATTACCTCATCATGAGAAATGGAATTCAATCTGGTATTTATCTTCTGAAATTGAAAACCGATGCAGGAGAATCATTTACAACAAAAATTATTTTCACTGACTAA
- a CDS encoding carboxylesterase family protein — MKKILLTLTSPLIISTALMAQTYCGSSRYDTEMFSTVTTTSNVTYGQNLNLNSTMTILKMDIYEPTGDVAPMRPVIVFAHGGSFIGGSKTDSYAIDFCTRFAKRGYVVASIDYRLGMGFPINQASAQKAVWRATQDMKAAVRFFRQDAATTNTYKVDPNYVFAGGYSAGAFMGVHYAYLDQSSEVPSAIDTTTLGGLEGSSGNPGYSTAINGVLNLAGAVGDTLWIKPGDEPMVTAQGNVDGTVPYCYAMIYVSGFPIMYVSGGGNMHIRCFNIGLENPIHTYYGLDHDADILAANMDSTCNLVSDFLYKKLGCTPSGNPDIYINNQTCVPGVTGIENVVLGAENVSLYPNPASESFQLTIADARGKTFSADITDITGRKIQQINFSGHNITIERGNIPAGIYFLKLISNENEFFATKVIFTEK, encoded by the coding sequence ATGAAAAAAATCCTACTCACTCTCACATCGCCCCTCATCATCTCAACAGCGCTTATGGCTCAAACGTATTGCGGTTCATCAAGGTATGATACCGAAATGTTCAGCACTGTGACGACTACAAGCAATGTTACGTACGGACAAAACCTGAATTTGAATAGCACGATGACGATATTAAAGATGGATATTTATGAACCTACCGGTGATGTCGCTCCCATGCGTCCCGTTATTGTTTTTGCGCACGGAGGAAGTTTTATTGGCGGCTCCAAAACCGATTCGTATGCCATTGATTTCTGTACACGCTTTGCCAAGCGTGGTTATGTGGTTGCTTCCATTGACTACCGGTTAGGAATGGGTTTTCCCATCAATCAGGCAAGCGCGCAGAAAGCTGTTTGGCGCGCCACGCAGGATATGAAAGCGGCAGTGCGTTTCTTCCGTCAGGATGCTGCTACAACCAATACTTATAAGGTAGACCCCAATTATGTTTTTGCCGGAGGTTATTCCGCAGGCGCTTTCATGGGAGTTCACTATGCGTATCTCGACCAGTCATCTGAAGTTCCTTCTGCTATTGACACTACAACTCTTGGTGGATTAGAAGGAAGCAGCGGCAACCCGGGATATTCTACCGCGATAAATGGAGTATTGAATCTTGCTGGAGCTGTTGGCGATACTTTATGGATAAAGCCGGGCGATGAGCCGATGGTAACCGCACAGGGAAATGTTGACGGCACTGTTCCTTATTGTTACGCCATGATTTATGTTTCTGGTTTTCCTATTATGTATGTGAGCGGTGGGGGCAACATGCACATTCGCTGTTTCAATATCGGTCTTGAAAACCCCATTCATACTTACTACGGATTGGATCATGATGCGGATATTCTTGCCGCTAATATGGATTCAACATGTAACCTTGTCAGCGATTTCCTGTACAAGAAATTAGGATGCACTCCTTCCGGCAACCCTGACATTTACATAAACAATCAAACCTGTGTTCCGGGTGTAACTGGAATTGAGAATGTAGTTTTGGGTGCTGAAAATGTTTCCCTGTATCCTAATCCGGCTTCAGAAAGCTTTCAGCTTACGATTGCTGATGCGAGAGGAAAAACTTTTTCTGCTGATATCACCGACATTACAGGAAGAAAGATTCAGCAGATCAATTTTTCTGGACATAACATTACTATTGAAAGAGGGAACATTCCCGCAGGAATTTATTTCTTGAAATTAATTTCAAATGAGAATGAATTTTTTGCAACGAAAGTTATATTCACAGAAAAATAA
- a CDS encoding outer membrane protein transport protein, which produces MKKLFFSFCLLLTANCQLVFAGGFQVNLQGQKQMGMGHTGTGLLLDGASLLFNPGATSFLDSIRLVQIGASFIIPRTVYLEPAPGIYSTEMVHHVGTPFSVYAVGKIKKADKLNFGLAIYTPFGSREEWPSDWKGQFLLREIDLKAIFFQPTLSYKINDKLGVGAGFVFAKGDFSLSQGVPIQDTMGKYGSASLQGSANGYGYNAGIYFKPNEKFSVGLDYRSSVKLKMENGTADFNVASALADSFPSTTFVATLTLPSTTTFGFGYVLNEKIKLALDINYIGWGVYDTLSFDFADNTELLKDVHSARMYKNTFIVRAGAQYHLKENIFLRGGAYFDKTPVQDGYLTPETPDANRIGLTAGASWRINKKLNLDFSLLYIEGMKRTDTNIEKDFSGTYKARAVAPGFAIEYLF; this is translated from the coding sequence ATGAAGAAGTTGTTTTTTTCTTTTTGCCTACTGCTTACCGCCAACTGCCAACTGGTTTTCGCTGGCGGCTTTCAGGTAAACCTTCAGGGACAAAAACAAATGGGCATGGGGCATACTGGCACAGGACTCCTGCTCGATGGCGCTTCTCTGCTTTTCAATCCGGGTGCAACTTCTTTTCTTGATTCAATTCGTTTGGTGCAGATAGGTGCAAGTTTCATTATTCCGCGAACAGTTTATTTAGAACCTGCTCCAGGGATTTACTCTACAGAAATGGTTCATCATGTAGGAACACCTTTTTCTGTTTATGCTGTCGGAAAAATAAAAAAAGCTGACAAACTTAATTTTGGACTGGCAATTTACACTCCCTTCGGAAGTCGCGAAGAATGGCCCAGTGATTGGAAAGGACAATTTCTTCTTCGCGAAATAGATTTGAAAGCAATTTTCTTCCAGCCGACTTTATCTTATAAGATTAATGACAAACTTGGAGTTGGTGCAGGATTTGTTTTTGCCAAAGGAGATTTCAGCTTATCGCAGGGAGTTCCTATTCAGGATACCATGGGAAAATATGGCTCCGCATCGCTTCAGGGTTCAGCAAATGGCTATGGATATAATGCGGGAATTTATTTCAAACCAAATGAAAAATTTTCTGTCGGGCTGGATTACCGATCTTCTGTAAAACTAAAAATGGAAAACGGCACTGCTGATTTCAATGTAGCTTCAGCACTTGCAGATTCTTTTCCCAGCACAACATTTGTTGCTACTCTTACGCTTCCTTCCACTACAACGTTTGGCTTTGGTTATGTCCTGAATGAAAAAATAAAACTCGCGCTGGATATAAATTATATCGGATGGGGAGTGTATGACACCCTTTCGTTTGATTTTGCCGATAATACGGAATTGCTCAAAGATGTTCACTCCGCACGCATGTACAAAAATACGTTCATCGTTCGTGCAGGAGCGCAGTATCATCTGAAAGAAAATATATTTTTAAGAGGTGGAGCTTATTTTGACAAAACTCCGGTTCAAGATGGTTATCTGACTCCCGAAACTCCTGATGCAAACAGAATCGGATTAACAGCGGGAGCATCGTGGAGAATCAACAAAAAGCTCAATCTTGATTTCTCTTTATTATATATAGAAGGAATGAAACGCACGGATACAAACATTGAAAAGGATTTCAGCGGCACATACAAAGCCAGGGCTGTAGCTCCCGGGTTTGCAATTGAATATTTATTTTAG
- a CDS encoding aminotransferase class IV family protein — MIRYFVTGKMMNYYCYSNGKILRKNEIKVGITDLVMLRGYGAFDYMRTYYGVPFRINDYLDRFENSANGMMLKLPLKKKEIISAIHSLLKKNKVSVKKDFGIRLLLTGGYSLDSYLPAVKPNLFILMEDLPLYPEWWSEKGIKLMLHEHSREMARVKTTNYLTAIRLADERRKAKAQDTLYCSDGKILETTRNNFFLFHGNTLVTADEGMLLGITRKLITNITLKKFKLEIREVLKEELTWCSESFITGTTRGITPVVQIDKMKIGNGKVGKNTKELMKMFEETVNKECRFTPTLSSRRGR; from the coding sequence ATGATTCGTTACTTCGTAACCGGGAAAATGATGAACTATTATTGTTATTCAAACGGAAAAATTCTTCGCAAGAATGAAATCAAAGTCGGGATAACTGATTTAGTAATGCTTCGAGGGTATGGCGCGTTTGATTACATGCGCACATATTATGGTGTTCCTTTCCGAATCAACGATTATCTTGATAGGTTTGAAAATTCTGCCAATGGAATGATGTTGAAACTTCCTTTAAAGAAAAAAGAAATTATTTCTGCGATTCATTCTCTTCTAAAGAAAAACAAAGTTTCAGTTAAAAAAGATTTTGGAATCAGACTTCTTCTCACAGGTGGCTACTCGCTCGACTCATATCTTCCTGCAGTAAAACCGAATTTATTTATTCTCATGGAAGATTTGCCTCTGTATCCTGAATGGTGGTCAGAGAAAGGAATCAAACTAATGCTTCACGAACATAGCAGGGAAATGGCAAGAGTGAAGACGACAAATTATCTCACAGCGATCCGCCTTGCCGATGAAAGAAGAAAAGCTAAAGCACAAGACACACTGTATTGTTCAGATGGAAAAATTCTTGAAACAACCAGAAATAATTTTTTTCTGTTTCACGGAAACACATTAGTAACTGCAGATGAAGGAATGCTGCTGGGTATTACCCGAAAGTTGATTACTAATATTACGCTGAAAAAATTCAAGCTTGAAATCCGCGAGGTATTGAAAGAAGAATTAACTTGGTGCTCTGAAAGTTTTATCACCGGAACCACACGTGGCATAACTCCGGTAGTTCAGATTGATAAAATGAAAATTGGTAACGGAAAAGTTGGAAAGAACACGAAAGAATTAATGAAAATGTTTGAAGAAACGGTTAATAAAGAATGTCGCTTCACCCCAACCCTCTCCTCAAGGAGAGGGCGTTAA
- the recR gene encoding recombination protein RecR: protein MNFSSKHIETLIDEFAKLPGVGRKTATRYVLHVLKQDTKDVEGFVNAIVNLKNELKYCSVCNNISDKEICNICSNHNRDKSLVCVVEDIRDVMAIESTQQYKGVFHVLGGIISPLDGIGPGDLNIESLVQRIAEGKIQEVIMALSTTMEGDTTNFYIYKRLKDFNVTVSTIARGISIGDELEYTDEITLGRSITNRIPYENVLPIR from the coding sequence ATGAATTTCAGTTCTAAACATATTGAAACTCTCATTGATGAATTTGCCAAACTACCCGGTGTGGGAAGAAAAACCGCAACCAGATATGTTTTGCATGTTCTGAAGCAGGATACAAAAGATGTGGAAGGATTTGTGAACGCGATAGTGAATCTGAAAAACGAATTGAAGTATTGCTCAGTCTGTAATAATATTTCCGACAAAGAAATCTGCAATATCTGTTCCAATCATAACCGCGATAAAAGTTTAGTATGCGTAGTGGAAGACATCCGCGATGTAATGGCAATTGAAAGTACCCAGCAATATAAAGGAGTGTTTCACGTTCTCGGTGGAATTATTTCTCCGCTGGATGGAATCGGTCCGGGTGATTTGAATATTGAATCGCTTGTTCAACGAATTGCTGAAGGAAAAATACAGGAAGTAATTATGGCATTAAGCACTACGATGGAAGGTGACACTACAAATTTCTATATCTACAAACGCCTGAAAGATTTCAATGTAACTGTTTCCACGATCGCACGCGGAATTTCTATTGGCGATGAACTGGAATACACGGATGAGATTACGCTGGGAAGATCAATCACAAACAGAATCCCTTACGAAAACGTATTGCCAATTAGATAA
- a CDS encoding four helix bundle protein yields the protein MENTKKNLIVELTFQFSLDIIEFSELLESKRKFNMANQLFRSGTGIGANVREAQSEESKADFIHKIKIASKEAEETEYWLLLCKHSKNYPDCDNLLLQIASILKVLGKIISSSRK from the coding sequence ATGGAAAACACAAAAAAAAACCTAATTGTTGAATTAACTTTTCAGTTCTCGCTTGATATAATAGAATTTTCTGAGCTTCTAGAAAGCAAAAGAAAGTTTAATATGGCTAATCAGCTTTTCAGAAGCGGAACAGGAATTGGAGCTAATGTAAGAGAAGCTCAAAGCGAGGAAAGCAAGGCAGATTTTATACATAAAATTAAAATTGCGTCTAAAGAAGCTGAAGAAACCGAATACTGGCTTCTGTTATGCAAACATTCAAAGAACTATCCTGATTGCGACAACCTTCTGCTTCAGATTGCAAGTATTCTTAAAGTTCTTGGAAAAATAATTTCATCATCCAGAAAATAA